A genomic window from Cotesia glomerata isolate CgM1 linkage group LG7, MPM_Cglom_v2.3, whole genome shotgun sequence includes:
- the LOC123269073 gene encoding patched domain-containing protein 3-like isoform X1, giving the protein MESESPTSTWRTCRDSVVNFKFNYDQIFYRIGLSIGNKPWVWLITSLCISGVCGPGLSFWREEIDEVKSFIPEDSIVRKDAAWVKEHFNEDLRYESIIITAPNVLDPQVLQAIDEIETSVKSIVVQNQTWHDVCAEYLTWFENGDTKSENETDELLIEAFQPFKAVLLGDSCIYQSILKVWKKNESDVLGQLTKDRIFEDVTAALRETDKGNILTDISPLLSKVEYDENGRVIGAKATILNWILKKSNIHSPEWELEFISRTLYSNRTLPAGMKIYAVAKRSFIDCLNDVMRNNISILCCGLFIIVGYVVIMIGKCNPIEQRIYLSLLGVSVVGQAILSGFGVCFYLGYMYGPIHSVLPFVLLGIGVDDMFVIIQSLDSLTESEKNLTIPERIARALQQSGMSITTTSLTNIIAFAIGMTTVMPFLSSFCMFATMGILFLFIFEIMFFVSCLVLDERRLAMTRDGCFCQSKTDWKPNECSQKNLQKIIFEKFIGPFVMRPKIKIFIILITIVMIIINTWGIHNLGQHYDPLLYLNQESYPLKFNNKLIEYFPKYGKRASIYLAGVDYYEDREALGKLINVLAKNRFINNKTLDPWFIAYGEWLNNKTYEIDRDEFYGSLSEYLLTKEGQSYVKDMKFSRLPTVDYNITTSKFQIQHIHINTTVEQLQAMRSIRETIKSVDFTRGIEHAAIFSQEYVSWTANKIIGDELIRNLCLELLAVSLVTLVLLRDIKVSFWVICCVAFTLIDLLGSLYYLGLTVEISSSIIILMCAGLAVDYAAHVGLEFTRVTGTRNERSIATLGAIGPAVFNGGLSTFLAFVLLGASRAYLFSTFFKLFTSVVVFGLFHGLLFLPVVLSICGSNEKQKESDVKVETVWEPNKFCTIPLSSIITNNINNNK; this is encoded by the exons ATGGAGAGCGAATCGCCGACTTCCACGTGGAGAACTTGTCGCGATTCggtagttaattttaaattcaactatGACCAAATATTTTACCG aataGGCTTGAGCATAGGAAATAAACCTTGGGTTTGGTTAATAACTTCCTTGTGTATAAGTGGAGTTTGCGGTCCCGGATTGTCGTTCTGGCGTGAAGAAATCGATGAAGTTAAATCCTTCATTCCTGAGGACTCCATAGTACGGAAAGATGCTGCCTGGGTCAAGGAACACTTCAACGAGGACCTTAGATAcgaaagtattattattactgctCCAAATGTTTTAGACCCTCAAGTACTTCAagcg ATCGATGAAATTGAAACGAGTGTAAAGAGTATTGTTGTCCAAAATCAAACGTGGCATGATGTATGTGCAGA atatcTTACCTGGTTTGAAAACGGAGATACAAAATCAGAAAATGAGACAGATGAACTTTTAATTGAAGCATTCCAACCTTTTAAAGCTGTTCTGTTAGGCGATAGTTGTATTTACCAATCGATattaaaagtttggaaaaaaaatgaaagtgaTGTCTTGGGTCAGTTGACAAAAGATAGAATTTTTGAAGATGTTACTGCTGCTTTACGTGaaac AGATAAAGGTAATATCCTAACGGATATATCACCATTGCTATCAAAAGTAGAGTACGACGAGAACGGGCGAGTAATTGGAGCAAAAgcaacaattttaaattggattttaaaaaagtcaaacaTACATTCTCCGGAATGGGAGCTGGAGTTCATTTCAAGAACTTTATATTCAAATCGCACGTTGCCGGCAGGCATGAAAATTTATGCTGTTGCAAAAAGAAGTTTTATCGATTGTTTAAACGATGTTATGAGAAATAACATAAGTATACTGTGCTGCGgtttgtttattattgttgGGTACGTTGTAATAATGATAGGAAAATGTAATCCCATAGAGCAGCGAATTTATCTGTCATTGCTGGGAGTATCGGTAGTGGGTCAAGCCATTTTATCGGGTTTCGGTGTTTGTTTTTACTTAGGATATATGTACGGACCAATACACTCAGTTCTGCCATTTGTGTTGCTGGGTATAGGTGTCGATGACATGTTTGTCATTATTCAAAGTCTCGACAGCTTAACTGagagcgaaaaaaatttaacaataccCGAACGTATTGCTCGAGCACTCCAGCAATCCGGTATGTCGATAACCACAACGTCATTGACAAATATAATAGCATTTGCCATTGGAATGACCACAGTTATGCCgtttttatcatcattttGTATGTTTGCCACAATGGGAATTTTATTCCTTTTTATATTTGAGATAATGTTTTTTGTCAGTTGCCTTGTGTTGGATGAAAGACGTTTAGCTATGACCAGAGACGGATGTTTCTGTCAATCTAAAACCGATTGGAAGCCCAATGAATGTAGCCagaaaaatttacagaaaataatatttgaaaaatttatcggACCCTTCGTTATGAgacctaaaataaaaatatttattattttaataactattgttatgattattataaatacctGGGGTATTCACAATCTAGGACAACACTATGATCCATTATTGTACTTAAATCAAGAGTCTTATCcgcttaaatttaataataaacttattGAGTATTTTCCTAAGTACGGCAAGAGGGCTAGTATTTATTTAGCTGGAGTTGATTACTACGAGGACCGTGAAGCGCttggtaaattaattaacgtaCTTGCTAAAAATcgatttatcaataataaaaccCTGGATCCATGGTTCATTGCTTACGGCGAGtggctaaataataaaacatatg AAATTGACAGAGATGAATTTTACGGGTCATTATCGGAGTATTTATTAACGAAAGAAGGACAGTCTTATGTTAAAGATATGAAATTTAGCAGATTGCCAACAGTTGATTATAATATTACg ACTTCGAAATTCCAAATTCAACATATTCATATTAATACAACGGTTGAACAGTTACAAGCAATGCGGTCTATACGTGAGACCATTAAATCTGTTGATTTCACGCGAGGCATCGAACACGCTGCAATATTTTCACAGGAATATGTTTCTTGGACTGCAAACAAG ataatTGGAGATGAGTTGATCAGAAATTTGTGTTTGGAACTTTTAGCAGTGAGTTTAGTAACTCTAGTACTGTTGCGTGACATAAAAGTATCCTTTTGGGTAATTTGTTGTGTTGCATTTACTCTAATTGACCTATTGGGATCATTGTATTATTTAGGATTGACTGTCGAAATTTCATCGAGTATTATAATACTAATGTGCGCTGGATTAGCTGTTGACTATGCGGCTCATGTTGGACTAGAATTTACCCGTGTTACTGGCACTAGAAATg agagATCTATAGCTACTCTTGGGGCAATAGGTCCTGCAGTGTTTAATGGCGGTTTAAGTACCTTCTTGGCCTTTGTTTTACTTGGAGCGAGTAGAGCTTATTTATTCAGCACATTTTTCAAA cTTTTTACATCAGTAGTAGTGTTTGGATTATTTCatggattattatttttaccagTCGTATTGAGCATTTGTGGATCAAacgaaaaacaaaaagaatCAGATGTTAAAGTAGAGACAGTATGggagccaaataaattttgtaccATTCCTCTTTCAtctattattactaataatattaataataataaataa
- the LOC123269073 gene encoding patched domain-containing protein 3-like isoform X3, protein MESESPTSTWRTCRDSVVNFKFNYDQIFYRIGLSIGNKPWVWLITSLCISGVCGPGLSFWREEIDEVKSFIPEDSIVRKDAAWVKEHFNEDLRYESIIITAPNVLDPQVLQAIDEIETSVKSIVVQNQTWHDVCAEYLTWFENGDTKSENETDELLIEAFQPFKAVLLGDSCIYQSILKVWKKNESDVLGQLTKDRIFEDVTAALRETDKGNILTDISPLLSKVEYDENGRVIGAKATILNWILKKSNIHSPEWELEFISRTLYSNRTLPAGMKIYAVAKRSFIDCLNDVMRNNISILCCGLFIIVGYVVIMIGKCNPIEQRIYLSLLGVSVVGQAILSGFGVCFYLGYMYGPIHSVLPFVLLGIGVDDMFVIIQSLDSLTESEKNLTIPERIARALQQSGMSITTTSLTNIIAFAIGMTTVMPFLSSFCMFATMGILFLFIFEIMFFVSCLVLDERRLAMTRDGCFCQSKTDWKPNECSQKNLQKIIFEKFIGPFVMRPKIKIFIILITIVMIIINTWGIHNLGQHYDPLLYLNQESYPLKFNNKLIEYFPKYGKRASIYLAGVDYYEDREALGKLINVLAKNRFINNKTLDPWFIAYGEWLNNKTYEIDRDEFYGSLSEYLLTKEGQSYVKDMKFSRLPTVDYNITTSKFQIQHIHINTTVEQLQAMRSIRETIKSVDFTRGIEHAAIFSQEYVSWTANKIIGDELIRNLCLELLAVSLVTLVLLRDIKVSFWVICCVAFTLIDLLGSLYYLGLTVEISSSIIILMCAGLAVDYAAHVGLEFTRVTGTRNAFYISSSVWIISWIIIFTSRIEHLWIKRKTKRIRC, encoded by the exons ATGGAGAGCGAATCGCCGACTTCCACGTGGAGAACTTGTCGCGATTCggtagttaattttaaattcaactatGACCAAATATTTTACCG aataGGCTTGAGCATAGGAAATAAACCTTGGGTTTGGTTAATAACTTCCTTGTGTATAAGTGGAGTTTGCGGTCCCGGATTGTCGTTCTGGCGTGAAGAAATCGATGAAGTTAAATCCTTCATTCCTGAGGACTCCATAGTACGGAAAGATGCTGCCTGGGTCAAGGAACACTTCAACGAGGACCTTAGATAcgaaagtattattattactgctCCAAATGTTTTAGACCCTCAAGTACTTCAagcg ATCGATGAAATTGAAACGAGTGTAAAGAGTATTGTTGTCCAAAATCAAACGTGGCATGATGTATGTGCAGA atatcTTACCTGGTTTGAAAACGGAGATACAAAATCAGAAAATGAGACAGATGAACTTTTAATTGAAGCATTCCAACCTTTTAAAGCTGTTCTGTTAGGCGATAGTTGTATTTACCAATCGATattaaaagtttggaaaaaaaatgaaagtgaTGTCTTGGGTCAGTTGACAAAAGATAGAATTTTTGAAGATGTTACTGCTGCTTTACGTGaaac AGATAAAGGTAATATCCTAACGGATATATCACCATTGCTATCAAAAGTAGAGTACGACGAGAACGGGCGAGTAATTGGAGCAAAAgcaacaattttaaattggattttaaaaaagtcaaacaTACATTCTCCGGAATGGGAGCTGGAGTTCATTTCAAGAACTTTATATTCAAATCGCACGTTGCCGGCAGGCATGAAAATTTATGCTGTTGCAAAAAGAAGTTTTATCGATTGTTTAAACGATGTTATGAGAAATAACATAAGTATACTGTGCTGCGgtttgtttattattgttgGGTACGTTGTAATAATGATAGGAAAATGTAATCCCATAGAGCAGCGAATTTATCTGTCATTGCTGGGAGTATCGGTAGTGGGTCAAGCCATTTTATCGGGTTTCGGTGTTTGTTTTTACTTAGGATATATGTACGGACCAATACACTCAGTTCTGCCATTTGTGTTGCTGGGTATAGGTGTCGATGACATGTTTGTCATTATTCAAAGTCTCGACAGCTTAACTGagagcgaaaaaaatttaacaataccCGAACGTATTGCTCGAGCACTCCAGCAATCCGGTATGTCGATAACCACAACGTCATTGACAAATATAATAGCATTTGCCATTGGAATGACCACAGTTATGCCgtttttatcatcattttGTATGTTTGCCACAATGGGAATTTTATTCCTTTTTATATTTGAGATAATGTTTTTTGTCAGTTGCCTTGTGTTGGATGAAAGACGTTTAGCTATGACCAGAGACGGATGTTTCTGTCAATCTAAAACCGATTGGAAGCCCAATGAATGTAGCCagaaaaatttacagaaaataatatttgaaaaatttatcggACCCTTCGTTATGAgacctaaaataaaaatatttattattttaataactattgttatgattattataaatacctGGGGTATTCACAATCTAGGACAACACTATGATCCATTATTGTACTTAAATCAAGAGTCTTATCcgcttaaatttaataataaacttattGAGTATTTTCCTAAGTACGGCAAGAGGGCTAGTATTTATTTAGCTGGAGTTGATTACTACGAGGACCGTGAAGCGCttggtaaattaattaacgtaCTTGCTAAAAATcgatttatcaataataaaaccCTGGATCCATGGTTCATTGCTTACGGCGAGtggctaaataataaaacatatg AAATTGACAGAGATGAATTTTACGGGTCATTATCGGAGTATTTATTAACGAAAGAAGGACAGTCTTATGTTAAAGATATGAAATTTAGCAGATTGCCAACAGTTGATTATAATATTACg ACTTCGAAATTCCAAATTCAACATATTCATATTAATACAACGGTTGAACAGTTACAAGCAATGCGGTCTATACGTGAGACCATTAAATCTGTTGATTTCACGCGAGGCATCGAACACGCTGCAATATTTTCACAGGAATATGTTTCTTGGACTGCAAACAAG ataatTGGAGATGAGTTGATCAGAAATTTGTGTTTGGAACTTTTAGCAGTGAGTTTAGTAACTCTAGTACTGTTGCGTGACATAAAAGTATCCTTTTGGGTAATTTGTTGTGTTGCATTTACTCTAATTGACCTATTGGGATCATTGTATTATTTAGGATTGACTGTCGAAATTTCATCGAGTATTATAATACTAATGTGCGCTGGATTAGCTGTTGACTATGCGGCTCATGTTGGACTAGAATTTACCCGTGTTACTGGCACTAGAAATg cTTTTTACATCAGTAGTAGTGTTTGGATTATTTCatggattattatttttaccagTCGTATTGAGCATTTGTGGATCAAacgaaaaacaaaaagaatCAGATGTTAA
- the LOC123269073 gene encoding patched domain-containing protein 3-like isoform X2 has protein sequence MMRKAIGLSIGNKPWVWLITSLCISGVCGPGLSFWREEIDEVKSFIPEDSIVRKDAAWVKEHFNEDLRYESIIITAPNVLDPQVLQAIDEIETSVKSIVVQNQTWHDVCAEYLTWFENGDTKSENETDELLIEAFQPFKAVLLGDSCIYQSILKVWKKNESDVLGQLTKDRIFEDVTAALRETDKGNILTDISPLLSKVEYDENGRVIGAKATILNWILKKSNIHSPEWELEFISRTLYSNRTLPAGMKIYAVAKRSFIDCLNDVMRNNISILCCGLFIIVGYVVIMIGKCNPIEQRIYLSLLGVSVVGQAILSGFGVCFYLGYMYGPIHSVLPFVLLGIGVDDMFVIIQSLDSLTESEKNLTIPERIARALQQSGMSITTTSLTNIIAFAIGMTTVMPFLSSFCMFATMGILFLFIFEIMFFVSCLVLDERRLAMTRDGCFCQSKTDWKPNECSQKNLQKIIFEKFIGPFVMRPKIKIFIILITIVMIIINTWGIHNLGQHYDPLLYLNQESYPLKFNNKLIEYFPKYGKRASIYLAGVDYYEDREALGKLINVLAKNRFINNKTLDPWFIAYGEWLNNKTYEIDRDEFYGSLSEYLLTKEGQSYVKDMKFSRLPTVDYNITTSKFQIQHIHINTTVEQLQAMRSIRETIKSVDFTRGIEHAAIFSQEYVSWTANKIIGDELIRNLCLELLAVSLVTLVLLRDIKVSFWVICCVAFTLIDLLGSLYYLGLTVEISSSIIILMCAGLAVDYAAHVGLEFTRVTGTRNERSIATLGAIGPAVFNGGLSTFLAFVLLGASRAYLFSTFFKLFTSVVVFGLFHGLLFLPVVLSICGSNEKQKESDVKVETVWEPNKFCTIPLSSIITNNINNNK, from the exons aataGGCTTGAGCATAGGAAATAAACCTTGGGTTTGGTTAATAACTTCCTTGTGTATAAGTGGAGTTTGCGGTCCCGGATTGTCGTTCTGGCGTGAAGAAATCGATGAAGTTAAATCCTTCATTCCTGAGGACTCCATAGTACGGAAAGATGCTGCCTGGGTCAAGGAACACTTCAACGAGGACCTTAGATAcgaaagtattattattactgctCCAAATGTTTTAGACCCTCAAGTACTTCAagcg ATCGATGAAATTGAAACGAGTGTAAAGAGTATTGTTGTCCAAAATCAAACGTGGCATGATGTATGTGCAGA atatcTTACCTGGTTTGAAAACGGAGATACAAAATCAGAAAATGAGACAGATGAACTTTTAATTGAAGCATTCCAACCTTTTAAAGCTGTTCTGTTAGGCGATAGTTGTATTTACCAATCGATattaaaagtttggaaaaaaaatgaaagtgaTGTCTTGGGTCAGTTGACAAAAGATAGAATTTTTGAAGATGTTACTGCTGCTTTACGTGaaac AGATAAAGGTAATATCCTAACGGATATATCACCATTGCTATCAAAAGTAGAGTACGACGAGAACGGGCGAGTAATTGGAGCAAAAgcaacaattttaaattggattttaaaaaagtcaaacaTACATTCTCCGGAATGGGAGCTGGAGTTCATTTCAAGAACTTTATATTCAAATCGCACGTTGCCGGCAGGCATGAAAATTTATGCTGTTGCAAAAAGAAGTTTTATCGATTGTTTAAACGATGTTATGAGAAATAACATAAGTATACTGTGCTGCGgtttgtttattattgttgGGTACGTTGTAATAATGATAGGAAAATGTAATCCCATAGAGCAGCGAATTTATCTGTCATTGCTGGGAGTATCGGTAGTGGGTCAAGCCATTTTATCGGGTTTCGGTGTTTGTTTTTACTTAGGATATATGTACGGACCAATACACTCAGTTCTGCCATTTGTGTTGCTGGGTATAGGTGTCGATGACATGTTTGTCATTATTCAAAGTCTCGACAGCTTAACTGagagcgaaaaaaatttaacaataccCGAACGTATTGCTCGAGCACTCCAGCAATCCGGTATGTCGATAACCACAACGTCATTGACAAATATAATAGCATTTGCCATTGGAATGACCACAGTTATGCCgtttttatcatcattttGTATGTTTGCCACAATGGGAATTTTATTCCTTTTTATATTTGAGATAATGTTTTTTGTCAGTTGCCTTGTGTTGGATGAAAGACGTTTAGCTATGACCAGAGACGGATGTTTCTGTCAATCTAAAACCGATTGGAAGCCCAATGAATGTAGCCagaaaaatttacagaaaataatatttgaaaaatttatcggACCCTTCGTTATGAgacctaaaataaaaatatttattattttaataactattgttatgattattataaatacctGGGGTATTCACAATCTAGGACAACACTATGATCCATTATTGTACTTAAATCAAGAGTCTTATCcgcttaaatttaataataaacttattGAGTATTTTCCTAAGTACGGCAAGAGGGCTAGTATTTATTTAGCTGGAGTTGATTACTACGAGGACCGTGAAGCGCttggtaaattaattaacgtaCTTGCTAAAAATcgatttatcaataataaaaccCTGGATCCATGGTTCATTGCTTACGGCGAGtggctaaataataaaacatatg AAATTGACAGAGATGAATTTTACGGGTCATTATCGGAGTATTTATTAACGAAAGAAGGACAGTCTTATGTTAAAGATATGAAATTTAGCAGATTGCCAACAGTTGATTATAATATTACg ACTTCGAAATTCCAAATTCAACATATTCATATTAATACAACGGTTGAACAGTTACAAGCAATGCGGTCTATACGTGAGACCATTAAATCTGTTGATTTCACGCGAGGCATCGAACACGCTGCAATATTTTCACAGGAATATGTTTCTTGGACTGCAAACAAG ataatTGGAGATGAGTTGATCAGAAATTTGTGTTTGGAACTTTTAGCAGTGAGTTTAGTAACTCTAGTACTGTTGCGTGACATAAAAGTATCCTTTTGGGTAATTTGTTGTGTTGCATTTACTCTAATTGACCTATTGGGATCATTGTATTATTTAGGATTGACTGTCGAAATTTCATCGAGTATTATAATACTAATGTGCGCTGGATTAGCTGTTGACTATGCGGCTCATGTTGGACTAGAATTTACCCGTGTTACTGGCACTAGAAATg agagATCTATAGCTACTCTTGGGGCAATAGGTCCTGCAGTGTTTAATGGCGGTTTAAGTACCTTCTTGGCCTTTGTTTTACTTGGAGCGAGTAGAGCTTATTTATTCAGCACATTTTTCAAA cTTTTTACATCAGTAGTAGTGTTTGGATTATTTCatggattattatttttaccagTCGTATTGAGCATTTGTGGATCAAacgaaaaacaaaaagaatCAGATGTTAAAGTAGAGACAGTATGggagccaaataaattttgtaccATTCCTCTTTCAtctattattactaataatattaataataataaataa
- the LOC123269073 gene encoding patched domain-containing protein 3-like isoform X4, with translation MIYLTWFENGDTKSENETDELLIEAFQPFKAVLLGDSCIYQSILKVWKKNESDVLGQLTKDRIFEDVTAALRETDKGNILTDISPLLSKVEYDENGRVIGAKATILNWILKKSNIHSPEWELEFISRTLYSNRTLPAGMKIYAVAKRSFIDCLNDVMRNNISILCCGLFIIVGYVVIMIGKCNPIEQRIYLSLLGVSVVGQAILSGFGVCFYLGYMYGPIHSVLPFVLLGIGVDDMFVIIQSLDSLTESEKNLTIPERIARALQQSGMSITTTSLTNIIAFAIGMTTVMPFLSSFCMFATMGILFLFIFEIMFFVSCLVLDERRLAMTRDGCFCQSKTDWKPNECSQKNLQKIIFEKFIGPFVMRPKIKIFIILITIVMIIINTWGIHNLGQHYDPLLYLNQESYPLKFNNKLIEYFPKYGKRASIYLAGVDYYEDREALGKLINVLAKNRFINNKTLDPWFIAYGEWLNNKTYEIDRDEFYGSLSEYLLTKEGQSYVKDMKFSRLPTVDYNITTSKFQIQHIHINTTVEQLQAMRSIRETIKSVDFTRGIEHAAIFSQEYVSWTANKIIGDELIRNLCLELLAVSLVTLVLLRDIKVSFWVICCVAFTLIDLLGSLYYLGLTVEISSSIIILMCAGLAVDYAAHVGLEFTRVTGTRNERSIATLGAIGPAVFNGGLSTFLAFVLLGASRAYLFSTFFKLFTSVVVFGLFHGLLFLPVVLSICGSNEKQKESDVKVETVWEPNKFCTIPLSSIITNNINNNK, from the exons ATGAT atatcTTACCTGGTTTGAAAACGGAGATACAAAATCAGAAAATGAGACAGATGAACTTTTAATTGAAGCATTCCAACCTTTTAAAGCTGTTCTGTTAGGCGATAGTTGTATTTACCAATCGATattaaaagtttggaaaaaaaatgaaagtgaTGTCTTGGGTCAGTTGACAAAAGATAGAATTTTTGAAGATGTTACTGCTGCTTTACGTGaaac AGATAAAGGTAATATCCTAACGGATATATCACCATTGCTATCAAAAGTAGAGTACGACGAGAACGGGCGAGTAATTGGAGCAAAAgcaacaattttaaattggattttaaaaaagtcaaacaTACATTCTCCGGAATGGGAGCTGGAGTTCATTTCAAGAACTTTATATTCAAATCGCACGTTGCCGGCAGGCATGAAAATTTATGCTGTTGCAAAAAGAAGTTTTATCGATTGTTTAAACGATGTTATGAGAAATAACATAAGTATACTGTGCTGCGgtttgtttattattgttgGGTACGTTGTAATAATGATAGGAAAATGTAATCCCATAGAGCAGCGAATTTATCTGTCATTGCTGGGAGTATCGGTAGTGGGTCAAGCCATTTTATCGGGTTTCGGTGTTTGTTTTTACTTAGGATATATGTACGGACCAATACACTCAGTTCTGCCATTTGTGTTGCTGGGTATAGGTGTCGATGACATGTTTGTCATTATTCAAAGTCTCGACAGCTTAACTGagagcgaaaaaaatttaacaataccCGAACGTATTGCTCGAGCACTCCAGCAATCCGGTATGTCGATAACCACAACGTCATTGACAAATATAATAGCATTTGCCATTGGAATGACCACAGTTATGCCgtttttatcatcattttGTATGTTTGCCACAATGGGAATTTTATTCCTTTTTATATTTGAGATAATGTTTTTTGTCAGTTGCCTTGTGTTGGATGAAAGACGTTTAGCTATGACCAGAGACGGATGTTTCTGTCAATCTAAAACCGATTGGAAGCCCAATGAATGTAGCCagaaaaatttacagaaaataatatttgaaaaatttatcggACCCTTCGTTATGAgacctaaaataaaaatatttattattttaataactattgttatgattattataaatacctGGGGTATTCACAATCTAGGACAACACTATGATCCATTATTGTACTTAAATCAAGAGTCTTATCcgcttaaatttaataataaacttattGAGTATTTTCCTAAGTACGGCAAGAGGGCTAGTATTTATTTAGCTGGAGTTGATTACTACGAGGACCGTGAAGCGCttggtaaattaattaacgtaCTTGCTAAAAATcgatttatcaataataaaaccCTGGATCCATGGTTCATTGCTTACGGCGAGtggctaaataataaaacatatg AAATTGACAGAGATGAATTTTACGGGTCATTATCGGAGTATTTATTAACGAAAGAAGGACAGTCTTATGTTAAAGATATGAAATTTAGCAGATTGCCAACAGTTGATTATAATATTACg ACTTCGAAATTCCAAATTCAACATATTCATATTAATACAACGGTTGAACAGTTACAAGCAATGCGGTCTATACGTGAGACCATTAAATCTGTTGATTTCACGCGAGGCATCGAACACGCTGCAATATTTTCACAGGAATATGTTTCTTGGACTGCAAACAAG ataatTGGAGATGAGTTGATCAGAAATTTGTGTTTGGAACTTTTAGCAGTGAGTTTAGTAACTCTAGTACTGTTGCGTGACATAAAAGTATCCTTTTGGGTAATTTGTTGTGTTGCATTTACTCTAATTGACCTATTGGGATCATTGTATTATTTAGGATTGACTGTCGAAATTTCATCGAGTATTATAATACTAATGTGCGCTGGATTAGCTGTTGACTATGCGGCTCATGTTGGACTAGAATTTACCCGTGTTACTGGCACTAGAAATg agagATCTATAGCTACTCTTGGGGCAATAGGTCCTGCAGTGTTTAATGGCGGTTTAAGTACCTTCTTGGCCTTTGTTTTACTTGGAGCGAGTAGAGCTTATTTATTCAGCACATTTTTCAAA cTTTTTACATCAGTAGTAGTGTTTGGATTATTTCatggattattatttttaccagTCGTATTGAGCATTTGTGGATCAAacgaaaaacaaaaagaatCAGATGTTAAAGTAGAGACAGTATGggagccaaataaattttgtaccATTCCTCTTTCAtctattattactaataatattaataataataaataa